CCTTAATTCAAGTGCATGCACATTCATCTTTGTTATCTTTGAGCGAACTCAAGCGTTCTTAATGTAATGCAGAGCGATTTTGAGCGCGTTGGTGGCTGCCCCCACTCTTAATTGATCCGCCACGCAAAAGCCGTGCAAAGTTTTCTTATCAAACAAATCCTTCCTCAAGCGCCCAATAAAGGTGCTATCCGTGTTGCTCGCTTTTAAGGGCGTGGGGTAGAGATTATGGCTAGGATCATCGCAAACAACCACGCTAGGGGCGTTTTTTAAAACTTCATAGACTTCTTTAAGATCGAATTCTTTTTCAAAAGCGATACTCAAACTCTCGCTATGACTCCTCAATACCGGCACGCGCACGCAAGTCGCGCTGATAGGGAAATTTACGCCCATGATTTTATGGGTTTCATGCACCATTTTTAGCTCTTCTTTCGTGTAACCATTCTCATTAAAAGTATCAATATGAGCGATCGCATTGAAAGCGATCGGATAAGGGAAAGCCCCAGCTTGCAAGATTTGGCTTAAATCAATAGCGGGATCTTTTTCCAAACATTCTAAAGCGGTTTTTAACTCATTTTTTAAACTCTCTATACCCTTATTCCCTGCCCCACTCACGGCTTGATAGGTGCTAACAATCACGCTTTTTATCTTAAAATGGAGGTGTAAGGGGTTTAAGATTTGCGTCATTTGAATGGTAGAGCAATTAGGGTTAGCGATGATATTTAAAGGAGCGTTAAAGATTTCTTTAGCGTTGATTTCAGGCACGACTAAAGGCACATCTTTATGCAATCTAAAAAAGCTCGTGTTATCAATCACTAAGGCCGTTTTTGAAGCGCTTATAGCAAATTCTTCGCTCACGCTCCCCCCAGCGCTAAAAAAGGCGATGTCTATTCTTTCTTTTTCAAAAACTTCATGCGTGGTTTCTAAAATTTCATAGTCTTTATTGAAAGCTTTGATCTTTTTACCGGCACTCCTAGCGCTAGCGAGCGGGACAAATTTTTTAATCGGGAAAAAAGAATTTTCTAAACCCTTAATCAGCTCTTGGCCTACCGCCCCACTAGCCCCGACAATAGCAACATTATAAGTCTTCATTGTTTTCTCCAATGATTTCAAGGGCTTTTAAAAAACTCAAACAATTCAACTGCATGCCTGAATGCATGTTTTTTAGGCTTAAGGTTTCGCTTTTAAATTCTTCTTCGCCAATGACAGCCACAAACTCATGCCCCCTATGGTTAGCATAAGAAAAGGGTTTTTTGATTTTTTGAGCTTCTGGATAGACTTCGCTAAAAATCCCGCTTTGCCTTAAAGACTCCGCTAAGCGGTTTGCATAAGAAAAATACTCTTCATGCATGCAAGCGATTAAGACTTTGGCTTGGGTGGAACGCTCGTCTAATAATTGCATTTCACTCAAAGCCACAATCAATCGATCAATCCCAATAGAAGCCCCCACCCCTTGTAAATTCTCTTTAGAAAAATTTTTAGTCAAATGATCGTAACGACCCCCTGAACACACACTCCCTAAAGACTTCATGCCATTAAGCGTGGTTTCATACACAATCCCTGTATAATACCCTAATCCCCTAGCGATAGAAAAATCAATTTTATACAGGTTTTGAGAAATTTGTAAATCCCCTAGCAACTGGTATAGCCTTTCTAAATCCTGTATGCCCTTTTTTAGATTTTCATTATAGTCTTTCAAATAAGCAATTTTTTCAAAAAATTCCGCATGGCTTAAATCGTTTTGTTTGATTTGAACCATTTCTAAAAGCTTTTTAATGGTGTTTAAATCCAAATCGCACTCTTTTTTTAATTCTTCTTCAACCCCATTCAGGCCAATTTTTTCCAATTTATCCACAATGCGCAACGCTTCATTCACTTGAGAAACGCCAAAATATTCGCATATCCCGTTCAAAATTTTTCTGTGGTTGATAGAGACGCAAAAATCTTCTAAATCCAAAGCTTTCAAGGAAGCGATAATCACTTGAATGATCTCAGCATCGCACACCAAGCTTTCGCTCCCTATAAAATCAAAATCGCATTGCGTAAATTCCCTGTAACGCCCTTTTTGCGCCCTTTCGCCCCTAAAGACATTGCCTATAGCGTAGCGTTTAAAGGGCATGCCTAGCGTTTGGTGGTGCAAAGAAACAAAGCGGGCTAATGGCACGGTCAAATCAAACCTTAAAGCCACATCCCTATCCCCATGGTCTTTAAAACGATAAATTTCTTTTTGAATATCACTGCTCGCATCAGGCAATAATACTTCAGCGTATTCCAAATGAGGGGTTTCAATCGGCACAAAACCAAAACTTTGAAACACGACTGAAACTTTAGAAAGTAACTGGGCTTTTTGCATCGCATCTTTAGGCAAGCGGTCTTTAAACCCGCTCAACACTTTAGGGGTAATCATTCCATTTCCTTGTATTTGTATGCTAAAATTTTAGCTTAAAATCTTTAAAAAAGGGCTATTGATGAGCGTAAATGCGCCCAAACGCATGCGTATTTTATTGCGTTTGCCTAATTGGTTAGGCGATGGGGTGATGGCAAGCTCGCTTTTTTACACCCTTAAACACCACTACCCTAACGCGCGTTTTATCTTAGTGGGCCCGCAAATGACTTGCGAACTTTTCAAAAAAGATGAAAAAATAGAAGCCGTTTTTATAGATGACACCAAAAAATCCTTTTTCAGGCTACTAGCCACTCACAAACTCGCTCAAAAAATAGGGTGTTGCGATATAGCGATCACTTTAAACAACCATTTTTATTCCGCTTTTTTGCTCTATGCGACAAAAACGCCCGTTCGTATCGGTTTTGCTCAATTTTTTCGTTCTTTGTTCCTTAGCCATGCGATAATTTCTGCCCCTAAAGAGTATCATCAAGTGGAAAAGTATTGCTTTTTATTTTCGCAATTTTTAAAAAAAGAATTGGATAGAAAAAGCGTTTTACCCTTAAAACTGGCCTTTAACCTCCCCACTCACACCCCAAACACCCCTAAAAAAATCGGCTTTAACCCTAGCGCAAGCTATGGGAGCGCTAAAAGATGGCCAGCTTCTTATTACGCTGAAGTTTCTGCTGTTTTGTTAGAAGAAGGGCATGAAATTTATTTTTTTGGGACTAAAGAAGACGCTATCGTTTCTGAAGAAATTTTAAAACTCATTAAAGGCTTATTAAAAAACCCCTTATTATCCAATAACGCTTACAATCTGTGCGGGAAAACAAGCATTGAAGAATTGATAGAGCGCATCGCTATTTTAGATTTATTCATCACTAACGATAGCGGTCCTATGCATGTGGCTGCTAGTGCACAAACCCCCTTAATCGCTCTTTTTGGCCCCACTGATGAAAAAGAAACTCGCCCCTATAAAGCTCAAAAAACGATCGTATTGAACCACCATTTAAGCTGTTCGCCCTGCAAGAAACGAGTTTGCCCCTTAAAGAATGAAAAAAACCATTTGTGCATGAAATCTATCACTCCCCTTGAAGTCTTAAAAGCCGCTCACACTCTTTTAGAAAAGCCTTAAACGCCTTTTATGCGCTTTTTTAAAGAACACAGCCGTATTGACAAAATTCTAGCTAGTATATAAAAGATTCAAACTTCACTTTTAAAGGTGTAAGAAGAGCGATAAATCCTATCAAGGGTTTTTAAAAAAATGGTAAGAAAAATTATAGAATAGTATCTAAAGAAGCGTTTTTAAAAACGCTTCTTTAGAGTCAAAGCCATTAGACCACTGAGTTTTTAGGTTTTTTGGCGTCTTTTTTATCTTTGTGAGCGTATGCAGAACTCACAGCCAAAACTGATAATAAAACACCTGTCAAGATTTGCTTTTTCATACGAAAACTCCTTATGATGATCTTAAAAGCGAGAGAATTATATTTCTCAAAAGTAAACGAATAGAAACCAATAGAATTTTCACTAAGAAATTTGCAGATTGCGTTTTGTTATATAAAAACGCCTGGGAGCAATCAGCCATTTTTCTTAAAAAATAAAAACGCTCAAAAGCGTTTTTTAAGATTGAAGACAAAAAAGCTTGTTATTAGTCAAGCGGAATTTCTTAATAATGCGATCTTATGGGCGTTAAGAAGAAAAGTTATTTCAAAATACCCCCTATCCCTTGAAAAAATGAGTCTTAAATAAACTTAAGAAAGTGAAACCGCCCCTTTCTAAAGAAAGAAGCTTCCTAACTAAAGCATTCCATTGAATGCTAACACGAAAGGCTTTGTTCTTTATAGTCTGTATGGATATTTCCTACCCCAAAAAGACTAGAGCTATTTTAATCTCTTTTAGCTAAAATATAGCCTAATGGCTATGCACCTATATTGCACCTTAAAAGATAGAGTTTTTCGCGCTGTTGGGATAAACTTTACTATAAAGCAAAGCAACCAAAACCCCATTTTTAAAAAATTAAAAAATTTTAGTTACTCCTGTTTGACAATAGAGTCAAGAATCAATTTTATAGCAAGAAAGGTAATTAGAGAGATAAAAAGGGTTAAAAACCCTCAAAAAAGTCTTTTTTAAATCCAAAAGAGAAAAAGTTTAAAGACTACCTACAACACCCTCTCACAAGAGAGCGTTATAATCAAATCAACCCTTGCGTTTTTCTACAATTTCCTTAGCGATATTGCTAGGCACTTCACCATAATGATCAAACTCCATAGAGTAAGTCCCACGCCCTTGAGTGGCTGATCGTAAATCCGTAGAATAACCAAACATTTCCACCAACGGCACGAAAGCGTTCACGATTTTCAAGCCTAATCGGTCATCCATAGAATTGATTTGCCCTCTTCTTCTATTCAAATCGCCAATCACATCGCCCATGTATTCTTCAGGGACTTCCACTTCCACTTTCATCATAGGCTCTAGTAAAACCGGGTTAGCCGCACGACTCGCTTCTTTAAACGCCATAGAGCCAGCGATTTTAAACGCCATTTCTGAAGAATCCACATCATGGTAGCTCCCATCATAAAGGGTAACCTTAAAATCCACCACCGGATAGCCTGCCAAAACGCCATTTTGCATCGCTTCTTGGATACCCTTATCCACCGCAGGGATATATTCTTTAGGGATCACGCCCCCAGAAATTTCATTCACGAATTCATACCCACTGCCAGGCTCTTTAGGCTCAAGCTTGATAAACACATGCCCGTATTGCCCACGACCACCGCTTTGCTTAGCGTATTTATGCTCTTTGCTCACGCTTGAGCGGATAGTCTCTCTAAAGGCGACTTGCGGCTGACCGATTTCAGCTTCCACCTTAAATTCTCTTTTTAATCTATCCACGATGATTTCTAGGTGCAATTCACCCATGCCACCAATAAGGGTTTGCCCGGTTTCTTCTTGAGTCATCACCCTAAAGCTTGGATCTTCTTCAGCAAGCTTGCCTAACGCCACGCCCATTTTTTCTTGGTCTGCTTTCGTTTTAGGCTCCACAGCGATGTGAATGACTGGCTCAGGAAATTCCATCCTCTCTAAAACGACAGCATTCTTTTCATCGCAAAGCGTGTCCCCAGTCAGCGTGTCTTTTAAGCCCACAAACGCGCAAATCTCGCCCGCATAAACTTCTTTAATGTCTTCTCTCTTATTGGAGTGCATTTTAAGGAGTCTTCCCACGCGCTCTTTTTTGTCTTTGGTGGAGTTATACACATAGCTACCGGACTCTAGATTGCCACGATACACGCGCACAAAAGTGAGTTGGCCCACAAAAGGATCCGTCATGATTTTAAACGCCAAACCGGCAAACTCGCCATCATCGCTGGATTTCACAAAAACCTCTTCTTCAGTTTTTGGATCAATCCCCTTAATATCCACAACCTCCGTAGGCGCTGGCAAGTAATCAATGACTGCATCCAATAAAGTCTGCACGCCTTTATTTTTAAAAGAAGAACCACAAAGCATAGGGACAAGGCTCATGTTCAAACAACCTGTTTTAATGCCTTTTTTGATTTCTTCAACACTCAATTCTTCACCGCCTAAATACTTTTCCATTAAGGCTTCATCTTGCTCGGCTACGGCTTCTACAAGCTTTTCTCGGTATTGTTTAGCCTTTTCTAACAAATCGCTAGGGATTTCTTCCACATCGTATTTGGCTCCCATGGTTTCATTATTCCAAACAATCGCTTTCATTTGGACCAAATCAATCACGCCAATGAAAGTGTCTTCAGCCCCAATAGGGATATTAATAGGCACAGGATTAGCTTTCAAGCGAAGCTTAATCTGGTTTTCTACATTATAGAAATTCGCCCCAATCCTATCCATTTTATTGACAAAAACAATCCTAGGCACGCCGTATTTATTCGCTTGACGCCACACGGTCTCGCTTTGAGGCTGCACGCCCCCAACCGAGCAAAACACCGAAACCGCGCCATCTAGAACGCGCATGGATCGCTCCACTTCAATAGTGAAATCCACATGCCCTGGAGTGTCAATCAAATTGATTTGGTGATCCTTCCAAAAGCAAGTCGTTGCCGCAGAAGTGATCGTGATCCCTCTTTCTTTTTCTTGCTCCATCCAATCCATTGTCGCCGCGCCGTCATGCACCTCGCCAATCTTATGGCTCACGCCTGTATAGAATAAAATCCTTTCAGAAGTGGTGGTTTTCCCGGCATCAATGTGAGCGGCGATACCGATATTCCTAATCCTATTTAATGGGGTTTTTCTAGCCATTCTAACTCCAATTACCAGCGATAGTGTGCGAACGCTTTATTCGCTTCTGCCATTTTATGCACATCTTCTTTTTTCTTAAAAGCTGCACCCTTATCGCTAGCCGCATCCATAAGCTCATTAGCCAATCTATCCACCATCATTCTTTCATTGCGTTTTCTGGTCGCTTCTAAAATCCAACGAATAGATAGCGACTGCTGGCGACTCGCTCTCACTTCTACGGGCACTTGATAGGTAGCCCCACCCACTCTTCTGCTACGCACTTCCACTAAAGGACGCACTCTTTCTAGGGCTTTTTCAAACACTTCAATCCCTTTTTCACCGCTTTTTTCTTCAATCTTATTAAAAGCTTTGTAGATGATTTTTTCCGCTACGCTTTTCTTGCCGTCATACATCATCTTATTGATAAACTTCGTAACCACTTTGTTCCCATAAACAGGATCGCCCAAAACCTCCCTAACGGGTGCTTTTCTTCTTCTCATGTTTTTGTTTTCCTCTTATTTTTTTTTGTTGTCGGTTGCTTTCTTGTCGGTTGCTTTAGCTTTTTTAGTCCCATATTTAGAGCGTGAAACCGTTCTTTTATTGACCCCTGCAGTGTCTAAAGCGCCACGAACGATGTGGTATTTCACACCGGGTAAATCCTTAACCCTACCCCCACGCACTAACACAATGGAGTGTTCTTGCAAGTTATGCCCTTCACCAGGGATATAACTGATCACTTCAAATTTACTGGTCAGACGGACCTTAGCGACCTTTCTTAAAGCCGAGTTAGGCTTTTTAGGGGTAGTCGTATAAACCCTAGTACAAACCCCTCTTCTTTGAGGGCATTCCACTAATGCAGGTGATTTCGTTTTTTTAACCACCTTTTTCCTTTCTTTTCTAATCAACTGATTGATAGTAGGCACTATTTTTCCTTATTCTAAAAATTTAAAACTAAAAGTTCTCCCATTTTACCCTAATTTTTCTTTTAAAAATCTTAACCGATTTTTTTGTCAAAATTTAGGGTCATCTTCAAGCGTTCTTAACACGATTTTTTTATTCTTATACATGCCCGTTCCCACAGGGATCATCCTCCCCAACACC
The window above is part of the Helicobacter pylori genome. Proteins encoded here:
- the asd gene encoding aspartate-semialdehyde dehydrogenase, which translates into the protein MKTYNVAIVGASGAVGQELIKGLENSFFPIKKFVPLASARSAGKKIKAFNKDYEILETTHEVFEKERIDIAFFSAGGSVSEEFAISASKTALVIDNTSFFRLHKDVPLVVPEINAKEIFNAPLNIIANPNCSTIQMTQILNPLHLHFKIKSVIVSTYQAVSGAGNKGIESLKNELKTALECLEKDPAIDLSQILQAGAFPYPIAFNAIAHIDTFNENGYTKEELKMVHETHKIMGVNFPISATCVRVPVLRSHSESLSIAFEKEFDLKEVYEVLKNAPSVVVCDDPSHNLYPTPLKASNTDSTFIGRLRKDLFDKKTLHGFCVADQLRVGAATNALKIALHYIKNA
- the rpsL gene encoding 30S ribosomal protein S12, which codes for MPTINQLIRKERKKVVKKTKSPALVECPQRRGVCTRVYTTTPKKPNSALRKVAKVRLTSKFEVISYIPGEGHNLQEHSIVLVRGGRVKDLPGVKYHIVRGALDTAGVNKRTVSRSKYGTKKAKATDKKATDNKKK
- the fusA gene encoding elongation factor G; this encodes MARKTPLNRIRNIGIAAHIDAGKTTTSERILFYTGVSHKIGEVHDGAATMDWMEQEKERGITITSAATTCFWKDHQINLIDTPGHVDFTIEVERSMRVLDGAVSVFCSVGGVQPQSETVWRQANKYGVPRIVFVNKMDRIGANFYNVENQIKLRLKANPVPINIPIGAEDTFIGVIDLVQMKAIVWNNETMGAKYDVEEIPSDLLEKAKQYREKLVEAVAEQDEALMEKYLGGEELSVEEIKKGIKTGCLNMSLVPMLCGSSFKNKGVQTLLDAVIDYLPAPTEVVDIKGIDPKTEEEVFVKSSDDGEFAGLAFKIMTDPFVGQLTFVRVYRGNLESGSYVYNSTKDKKERVGRLLKMHSNKREDIKEVYAGEICAFVGLKDTLTGDTLCDEKNAVVLERMEFPEPVIHIAVEPKTKADQEKMGVALGKLAEEDPSFRVMTQEETGQTLIGGMGELHLEIIVDRLKREFKVEAEIGQPQVAFRETIRSSVSKEHKYAKQSGGRGQYGHVFIKLEPKEPGSGYEFVNEISGGVIPKEYIPAVDKGIQEAMQNGVLAGYPVVDFKVTLYDGSYHDVDSSEMAFKIAGSMAFKEASRAANPVLLEPMMKVEVEVPEEYMGDVIGDLNRRRGQINSMDDRLGLKIVNAFVPLVEMFGYSTDLRSATQGRGTYSMEFDHYGEVPSNIAKEIVEKRKG
- the waaF gene encoding lipopolysaccharide heptosyltransferase II; the protein is MSVNAPKRMRILLRLPNWLGDGVMASSLFYTLKHHYPNARFILVGPQMTCELFKKDEKIEAVFIDDTKKSFFRLLATHKLAQKIGCCDIAITLNNHFYSAFLLYATKTPVRIGFAQFFRSLFLSHAIISAPKEYHQVEKYCFLFSQFLKKELDRKSVLPLKLAFNLPTHTPNTPKKIGFNPSASYGSAKRWPASYYAEVSAVLLEEGHEIYFFGTKEDAIVSEEILKLIKGLLKNPLLSNNAYNLCGKTSIEELIERIAILDLFITNDSGPMHVAASAQTPLIALFGPTDEKETRPYKAQKTIVLNHHLSCSPCKKRVCPLKNEKNHLCMKSITPLEVLKAAHTLLEKP
- the rpsG gene encoding 30S ribosomal protein S7, with protein sequence MRRRKAPVREVLGDPVYGNKVVTKFINKMMYDGKKSVAEKIIYKAFNKIEEKSGEKGIEVFEKALERVRPLVEVRSRRVGGATYQVPVEVRASRQQSLSIRWILEATRKRNERMMVDRLANELMDAASDKGAAFKKKEDVHKMAEANKAFAHYRW
- the hisS gene encoding histidine--tRNA ligase gives rise to the protein MITPKVLSGFKDRLPKDAMQKAQLLSKVSVVFQSFGFVPIETPHLEYAEVLLPDASSDIQKEIYRFKDHGDRDVALRFDLTVPLARFVSLHHQTLGMPFKRYAIGNVFRGERAQKGRYREFTQCDFDFIGSESLVCDAEIIQVIIASLKALDLEDFCVSINHRKILNGICEYFGVSQVNEALRIVDKLEKIGLNGVEEELKKECDLDLNTIKKLLEMVQIKQNDLSHAEFFEKIAYLKDYNENLKKGIQDLERLYQLLGDLQISQNLYKIDFSIARGLGYYTGIVYETTLNGMKSLGSVCSGGRYDHLTKNFSKENLQGVGASIGIDRLIVALSEMQLLDERSTQAKVLIACMHEEYFSYANRLAESLRQSGIFSEVYPEAQKIKKPFSYANHRGHEFVAVIGEEEFKSETLSLKNMHSGMQLNCLSFLKALEIIGENNEDL